In Sulfurihydrogenibium subterraneum DSM 15120, the sequence TGCAATGATACCGTCTAATCTTCTGTCCCACTGAGAGTAGCTTCCAAGTCCTACTGGAACGTTTAAAGCGTATACTTCAAAAACACCTCCTAAACTCTCTCCTTCTTCTTTCATTTTGTCTATGTATTCTTTAAATTCTTCATCTTTCCCTAAAACAGGTATTCTAACTTCTGATTTTTCTGCATTTTCAAATCTTTCTTCGTAGGATAGGTTTTTTATATCTTTTTTATCTATCTTTTTTTCTCCTATAGATAAAACGTAGCTACCTATTTTTATTCCTATATCTTCAAGTAGGATTTTACACAGAGCTCCTACTGCTACTCTTGTAGTAGTCTCTCTTGCAGAAGCTCTCTCTAAGACGTTTCTAAGGTCATAAAAACCGTATTTTATACCTCCAACAAGGTCTGCGTGTCCAGGTCTTGGTTCCAAAATCTGTTTTTTATCTGTAGGCTGTCCTTCTATTGACATAATATCTGTCCAGTTTTCCCAGTCTTTGTTTTTTATCATAAGGGTTATAGGAGTTCCCAGTGTTATACCAAACCTTACACCTGATAGAATCTCTACAGTATCCTTTTCTATTTTCATTCTACCGCCACGACCGTACCCTTTTTGCCTTCTTGCAAGTTCGTGGTTTATTCTATCTGAAGACACTTTAACGTTTGATGGATAACCTTCCACTATTGCAGTTAAGGCTGGTCCGTGAGATTCTCCAGCATTTAAAAATCTAAGCATAATA encodes:
- the aroC gene encoding chorismate synthase; its protein translation is MLRFLNAGESHGPALTAIVEGYPSNVKVSSDRINHELARRQKGYGRGGRMKIEKDTVEILSGVRFGITLGTPITLMIKNKDWENWTDIMSIEGQPTDKKQILEPRPGHADLVGGIKYGFYDLRNVLERASARETTTRVAVGALCKILLEDIGIKIGSYVLSIGEKKIDKKDIKNLSYEERFENAEKSEVRIPVLGKDEEFKEYIDKMKEEGESLGGVFEVYALNVPVGLGSYSQWDRRLDGIIAQAIMSIQAIKGVEIGEGFNLAYTTGYNAHDEIFWDKERGFYRETNRAGGLEGGMTNGMPIIVRAAMKPIPTLMRQKSLKSVNVITKEPFDAAKERSDITAVPAAAVVAESMLAFVLAREILEKFGNDNWIEIKNRIQEYRDYVKNY